In the genome of Candidatus Cloacimonadota bacterium, one region contains:
- a CDS encoding NFACT family protein: protein MDFLFLKLWVDETSKQIINSRFKNVFWDGEKYILEFNNSYLNISLFSGEPLCFFSDKEINQKIETTFTNLISKHLYKSIIEKISIAKNDKIISIYFQKKDIDGEKIRYKLIIELINRYENMIFTRQDENEKWIILDSHKRIGFSESRFRQILPGLEYQPPPQVKKSYILELEKKEFYNLIGDRLPEEWEKFIQLFSNVPKFLKDEFISEMPAEDFWKIISQIKNKVKALEPDSPESDKLDNIFNNTCSGEQDSKMDDKHIIFYNSEEKYLSLIETENSQGFSTINDAFQFYYQEKCRKIIFTQLKNTILHNLQKQVNGIEKVIAKESVELHEMKKVEKWKKFGELLKVNFSKIKRGQKEIEVTDYFEENAPQIVIPLNEELSPKKNMEYYFKRYKKAKSGTVKLQAQIEVNKKKLQNILDKIAYVERCENFEELCQLQEEKRARKKKAFEKRLFRRFSVEAEGRKWEIFVGRSNRENDELTTKFAKLDDWFFHSRIYHGAHLIVRNPERLRDIPPKVKNFAAGIAAYFSKAKHSTKVPVDFTKIRYVSKPRKSPPGFVVYRKQKTLFVDPIDPRKY from the coding sequence ATGGATTTTTTATTTCTAAAATTATGGGTAGATGAAACTTCCAAACAAATTATAAATAGCCGATTCAAAAATGTTTTTTGGGATGGGGAAAAATACATTTTAGAATTTAACAACAGCTATCTTAATATCTCTTTATTTTCAGGAGAGCCTCTCTGCTTCTTTTCAGATAAAGAAATAAACCAAAAAATTGAAACCACATTTACAAACCTTATTTCAAAGCATCTTTACAAAAGTATAATAGAAAAAATTTCTATCGCTAAAAATGATAAAATAATATCAATTTACTTTCAAAAGAAGGATATTGATGGGGAAAAAATAAGATATAAACTTATTATAGAGTTGATAAATCGCTATGAAAATATGATATTTACAAGACAGGATGAGAATGAGAAATGGATTATATTAGATTCTCATAAAAGAATAGGTTTTTCAGAAAGTAGGTTTAGACAAATTCTTCCTGGACTTGAATATCAACCTCCACCCCAGGTTAAGAAATCTTATATTTTAGAATTAGAAAAAAAAGAGTTTTATAATTTGATAGGGGATAGGCTTCCAGAAGAATGGGAAAAATTTATTCAGCTTTTCAGCAATGTGCCAAAATTTCTTAAAGATGAGTTTATTTCTGAAATGCCTGCAGAAGATTTTTGGAAGATCATCTCTCAAATAAAAAATAAGGTAAAAGCTTTGGAGCCCGATTCTCCAGAATCGGATAAATTAGATAATATTTTCAATAATACCTGTTCAGGAGAACAGGACTCCAAAATGGATGACAAACATATTATATTTTACAATTCAGAAGAAAAATATTTATCCTTAATAGAAACGGAAAATTCGCAAGGATTTTCAACTATCAATGATGCCTTTCAGTTTTATTATCAAGAAAAATGCAGGAAGATAATATTTACTCAGCTGAAGAATACAATTCTACATAATTTGCAAAAACAGGTAAACGGGATAGAAAAAGTCATTGCAAAGGAATCAGTTGAATTGCACGAGATGAAGAAAGTGGAAAAATGGAAAAAATTCGGAGAACTTCTTAAAGTAAATTTTAGTAAAATCAAAAGGGGACAGAAAGAGATTGAGGTAACTGATTATTTTGAAGAAAACGCACCACAAATCGTTATTCCCTTAAATGAAGAATTAAGTCCGAAAAAGAATATGGAGTATTATTTCAAAAGATATAAGAAAGCAAAATCAGGGACAGTAAAATTGCAAGCACAAATTGAGGTAAATAAGAAGAAGCTCCAAAATATTTTAGATAAAATAGCTTATGTAGAAAGATGTGAAAACTTTGAAGAATTGTGTCAATTACAAGAAGAAAAGAGGGCAAGAAAGAAAAAAGCCTTTGAGAAACGATTATTCCGCAGGTTTTCAGTTGAGGCAGAAGGAAGGAAATGGGAAATTTTCGTTGGCAGAAGCAATCGTGAAAATGATGAACTCACAACCAAATTTGCAAAATTAGATGATTGGTTCTTTCATAGCAGGATTTATCATGGTGCACATCTGATTGTTCGTAATCCAGAAAGGTTAAGAGATATACCTCCGAAAGTTAAAAATTTTGCTGCAGGTATTGCTGCATATTTTAGCAAAGCAAAGCATTCCACTAAAGTTCCCGTGGATTTTACAAAGATTAGATATGTTTCCAAACCAAGAAAAAGCCCACCTGGATTTGTTGTTTATAGAAAACAGAAGACTTTGTTTGTGGACCCGATTGATCCGAGAAAATATTAA
- a CDS encoding sodium ion-translocating decarboxylase subunit beta: MTELFSFFKTTAFAHFHYTNAIMLAIGVFFITLGIVKKYEPLLLIPIGFGIILGNMPGTFGGVYDKGSVLSYIYFGVKTGIFPPLIFLGIGAMTDFSTLIANPKLILLGAAAQFGIFATFVGAVLLGFSLPEAGSIGIIGGADGPTSIFLSSQLAPHLLGPIAIAAYSYMALVPIIQPPIMGLLTTRREKVIQMKSPRIVSKKEKIIFPIISFLITVSIAPRAVALLGMLFFGNLLKECGVTERLASVSRNTIIDVVTVLLGIAVGASTQANVFLTNKALKIFVLGALSFCIATATGVLFAKLMNLFLKQKINPLIGASGVSAVPDSARVVQNEGQRYNKKNYLLMHAMAPNVAGVIGSAVAAGVLWGILGK, from the coding sequence ATGACCGAGTTATTTAGTTTTTTCAAAACCACTGCTTTTGCACATTTCCATTATACAAATGCGATAATGCTTGCGATAGGAGTATTCTTTATTACACTTGGTATCGTAAAAAAGTATGAACCTCTTCTTCTTATTCCAATTGGATTTGGTATTATCTTAGGTAATATGCCGGGAACTTTTGGTGGTGTTTATGATAAAGGTTCAGTTCTTAGTTATATCTACTTTGGGGTAAAGACAGGGATTTTTCCTCCTTTGATTTTTTTAGGGATTGGTGCAATGACAGATTTTAGCACACTTATAGCCAATCCGAAGCTAATCTTATTAGGAGCTGCTGCACAGTTTGGGATATTTGCAACTTTTGTTGGTGCGGTACTATTAGGATTCTCTTTGCCAGAAGCCGGTTCTATCGGCATTATAGGTGGGGCTGACGGTCCAACTTCCATTTTTCTGTCTTCTCAATTAGCACCACATCTGCTGGGACCCATTGCAATTGCTGCTTATTCATATATGGCATTAGTGCCAATTATCCAACCGCCAATTATGGGATTACTGACTACCAGACGAGAAAAAGTGATTCAAATGAAATCCCCAAGAATCGTAAGTAAGAAAGAAAAAATTATCTTTCCCATCATATCCTTCTTAATTACAGTCAGCATTGCACCAAGAGCTGTTGCACTTTTAGGAATGCTGTTTTTTGGAAATTTGTTAAAGGAATGTGGAGTAACTGAAAGATTGGCAAGTGTATCCAGAAATACAATAATTGATGTTGTTACTGTACTGCTCGGAATAGCAGTAGGAGCCAGCACTCAAGCAAATGTGTTCTTGACTAATAAGGCATTAAAAATTTTTGTTTTGGGCGCCTTGTCATTTTGTATTGCAACTGCGACAGGAGTGTTATTTGCAAAACTTATGAACCTATTTTTAAAACAGAAAATCAATCCTTTGATTGGTGCATCCGGGGTCTCTGCAGTGCCAGATTCTGCCCGTGTGGTTCAAAATGAAGGGCAAAGATACAACAAGAAGAACTATCTTTTGATGCATGCAATGGCTCCCAATGTGGCAGGAGTTATTGGCTCTGCTGTTGCTGCTGGCGTGCTCTGGGGAATATTAGGGAAGTGA
- a CDS encoding biotin/lipoyl-containing protein, which yields MKTYKLEINGEKFEGRVVEYDGINAKIEINGIIYKVKMESEFGKLAEHFERSKKVLTIPPTLSGKSDSVFIKPGQVKSPLPGIIVDVFVKEGDEISAGDVVVILEAMKMESEIAATVNGIINKVNIKKGESVLEDQVLVDIKENK from the coding sequence ATGAAAACCTATAAGCTGGAAATCAATGGTGAAAAATTTGAAGGCAGAGTCGTTGAGTATGATGGTATAAATGCTAAAATTGAGATAAATGGAATAATTTATAAAGTTAAAATGGAGTCTGAATTTGGAAAACTTGCCGAGCATTTTGAAAGGTCAAAAAAGGTATTGACAATACCTCCAACCCTTAGTGGGAAAAGCGATTCAGTTTTTATTAAACCAGGTCAGGTTAAATCTCCTTTGCCAGGTATTATTGTTGATGTCTTTGTTAAAGAAGGTGATGAGATTTCTGCCGGTGATGTTGTAGTAATTCTTGAAGCAATGAAAATGGAGTCGGAAATAGCTGCAACTGTAAATGGAATTATTAATAAGGTAAATATTAAAAAGGGGGAATCTGTTCTGGAAGATCAAGTATTGGTAGATATTAAGGAAAACAAATGA
- a CDS encoding OadG family protein — MKKIVDILLLIAIILYLFSLYDNLICTNFVYGSEKQTESIKLDTKSNQPPFENKMSEKFQSKEKNTQLVFNIVLVGMIIVFASLSIIALIIKLFGYFKTKENPIEKSTKSISKKLISISQISKKLTSPPIDHNIKAAAITIIFLYENEVETQSKMLLTMKRTKASQWQQVSKLLMSNYVYWRNIKSRPTRYFKK, encoded by the coding sequence ATGAAAAAAATTGTTGATATTTTACTGCTTATAGCAATTATTTTATATCTGTTTAGTTTGTATGATAATCTGATTTGCACAAACTTTGTGTATGGCTCAGAAAAGCAAACAGAATCTATAAAATTAGATACAAAATCCAACCAGCCCCCATTTGAAAACAAGATGTCTGAAAAATTTCAATCAAAAGAAAAAAATACTCAACTTGTTTTTAACATAGTTCTGGTTGGAATGATTATTGTATTTGCAAGTTTATCAATTATAGCATTAATAATAAAACTTTTTGGTTATTTTAAAACCAAAGAGAATCCAATTGAAAAGTCAACCAAATCTATCTCCAAAAAACTTATTTCAATTTCTCAGATATCTAAAAAGCTTACATCCCCGCCCATAGACCATAACATAAAGGCTGCAGCAATTACAATAATCTTTTTATATGAGAATGAAGTTGAGACTCAGAGCAAAATGCTTCTAACTATGAAGAGAACAAAGGCAAGCCAATGGCAGCAAGTATCAAAATTATTGATGTCAAATTATGTATATTGGAGAAATATAAAGAGCAGACCAACAAGATACTTTAAAAAGTAA